In Pseudomonas sp. ADAK2, the genomic window TTCCTGACGGGTTACTGCGCAGCACGCCATATCTGCGTCATCCGGTGTTCAGTGCCCATCACAGCGAAACCGAAATGCTGCGTTACCTCAAGCAGCTGGAAAACAAGGATCTGGCACTGAACCAGTCGATGATCCCGCTCGGTTCCTGCACCATGAAACTCAACGCCACCAGCGAAATGATCCCGATCACCTGGCCGCCATTCGCCAACCTGCACCCGTTTGTGCCCAGGGAGCAGGCGGTCGGTTACGCGTTGATGATCGAGGAACTGGAGCGCTGGCTCTGCGCAATTACCGGTTTCGATGCGATCTGCATGCAGCCCAACTCCGGCGCCCAAGGCGAGTACGCCGGGTTGCTGGCAATCCGCAAATACCACGAGAGCCGCCATCAGGGTGGCCGAGACATTTGCCTGATTCCATCCTCGGCCCACGGCACCAACCCGGCCTCGGCACAAATGGCCGGCATGCGCGTGGTGATCGTCGAGTGCGACGAGGCGGGCAACGTCGATCTGGAGGACTTGAAGGACAAAGCCGCGGCGGCGGGGGAAAAACTCGCCGCCCTGATGGCGACGTATCCTTCAACTCACGGTGTGTACGAGGAAGGCATCAGCGAAATCTGTGAAGTTATCCACAGCCACGGCGGCCAGGTTTACATGGATGGCGCCAACCTCAACGCTCAGGTGGGTTTGGCGCGACCGGCCGATATTGGCGCCGACGTGTCGCACATGAACCTGCACAAAACCTTCTGCATTCCCCACGGCGGTGGCGGGCCCGGCATGGGGCCGATTGGCGTGCGGGCGCATCTGGCGCCGTTCGTGGCCAATCACCCGGTAGTGCCGATCGACGGCCCGCAACCGCAGAACGGTGCCGTCAGTGCCGCGCCTTGGGGCAGCGCGAGCATTTTGCCGATCAGCTGGATGTACATCGCCATGATGGGCCCGCAACTGGCGGACGCCAGTGAGGTGGCGATTCTGGCGGCGAATTACCTGGCGCAGCATTTATCCGGCGCCTTCCCGGTGCTCTACACCGGGCGTAACGAGCGGGTGGCCCACGAATGCATTCTCGATCTGCGGCCGCTCAAGGCGCTGACCGGGATCAGCGAAGAAGACGTGGCCAAGCGCCTGATGGATTACGGCTTCCATGCGCCGACCATGTCTTTCCCGGTGCCGGGGACGTTGATGGTCGAGCCGACCGAGAGCGAATCCAAGGCGGAGCTGGACCGCTTTATCGGCGCAATGCTGAGCATCCGCGCCGAAATCACCGAGGTGCAAAACGGTAATTGGGACCCGGAAGACAATCCGCTGAAGCGCGCGCCGCATACCCTGGCGGACATCACCGGTGTGTGGGAACGGCCTTACAGCATCGAGCAAGCGGTGACGCCGGATGCGCACACCAAGGCCCACAAGTATTGGCCGGCGGTGAACCGGGTGGATAACGTCTACGGCGATCGCAATCTGTTTTGCGCTTGCGTCCCGGTAGACGATTACCGCTGACAACCCCCGTCCCTGTAGGAGCGAGGCTTGCCCGCGAAAGCGATTTAACCTTCAACATTTATATCGACTGACTCACTGCTTTCGCGGGCAAGCCTCGCTCCTACAGATAATGCGGGCGAAAAAATGCCGCTCATGTGAGCGGCATTTTTGTTCAGCAAGAAGCTTAGTCCGAAGCGACGGCATTCTTCGCCAGGATCGCGTTCGCCAGCTCCATGTCCGTGGCTTGCAGACCCGGGTTGTCGGCACGGACTTTCTGCATTGCCGCTTCCAGGTAAGGGCCACGGATGCCGCCGTCACTGGCGACAAAACTGCCGGCATCGTCCTGGGCCGCGACGATCAGCTTGTGATCCTTGAAGGTCAGGTAAGTCGAACCGGTGGTCGCACCGGACGAAATGACGTTACGCCAAAAGCTGTCGGCCATGGCTGAACCAACGGGGAGGGACAGCAAGGCAAGGGTAGCGACAGCAAGTTTGAGACGCATAGGGGTGACTCCACTGGGTTAACTACGGGGTTGGATCGTCATTTACCCAATCGAGTTCCGTGACCGCTCAGTCAGCCGGTTCCACCAGCAGAATCGCCCCTTGCTGACTGACCACGCGAACGCGGCTGCCCAGCGCGGCGTCTGGCCCGCGCGCCATCCACACGCCATCGGCGACTTTGATCTTGCCGCGACCGTCGACAATCGCTTCATGCACTACGAAGGTTCTGCCGATCAGCTCCTGCCCACGCAGGTTGAGGTTCGGCTGATCACTCTCCCTCACGGCACTGCGCTGGCGTCGCCACCAGTACACGGCGGTGGCGATCGAGAGCAGGCCGAACAGCAGAAATTGCATCTCCCATGACAGGCCGGGCAGCACAAAGGTCAGCACGCCAACGGCTGCCGCCGCCATGCCGATCCACAGCAGATAGCCGCCAGCGCCGAATACTTCAAGAATCAGCAGCACCGTGCCGAAGGCCAGCCAGTCCCAGAACGATAAATGTTGCAGAAATGCCCACATGGCGCGCCTCAGGCTTTCTTGTTGTCGAACGTGGCCTTGACGATTTCGCCGATGCC contains:
- the gcvP gene encoding aminomethyl-transferring glycine dehydrogenase gives rise to the protein MSQLPSLSQLRDPNAFLRRHLGPDAAEQQAMLDSLGVGSRVELIEQTVPPGIRLNRELDLPPALDEEAALAKLRGYAEQNQVWTSLIGMGYHGTLTPTVILRNVLENPGWYTAYTPYQPEIAQGRLEALLNFQQLTIDLTGLELANASLLDEATAAAEAMALAKRVAKSKSNLFFVDENCHPQTISVVQTRAEGFGFELIIDAVDNLKQHEVFGALLQYPDTHGEIRDLRPLIDHLHSQQALACVATDLLSLLLLTPPGELGADVVFGSSQRFGVPMGYGGPHAAFFASRDEYKRAIPGRIIGVSKDARGNVALRMALQTREQHIRREKANSNICTAQVLLANIASFYAVYHGPEGLKRIAQRVHRLTCILAAGLERHGITRLNKQFFDTLTLEVGGAQTAIIESAQAAQINLRILGRGQLGLSLDETCDERTVARLFDVFLGADHGLNVDELDAEILVSGIPDGLLRSTPYLRHPVFSAHHSETEMLRYLKQLENKDLALNQSMIPLGSCTMKLNATSEMIPITWPPFANLHPFVPREQAVGYALMIEELERWLCAITGFDAICMQPNSGAQGEYAGLLAIRKYHESRHQGGRDICLIPSSAHGTNPASAQMAGMRVVIVECDEAGNVDLEDLKDKAAAAGEKLAALMATYPSTHGVYEEGISEICEVIHSHGGQVYMDGANLNAQVGLARPADIGADVSHMNLHKTFCIPHGGGGPGMGPIGVRAHLAPFVANHPVVPIDGPQPQNGAVSAAPWGSASILPISWMYIAMMGPQLADASEVAILAANYLAQHLSGAFPVLYTGRNERVAHECILDLRPLKALTGISEEDVAKRLMDYGFHAPTMSFPVPGTLMVEPTESESKAELDRFIGAMLSIRAEITEVQNGNWDPEDNPLKRAPHTLADITGVWERPYSIEQAVTPDAHTKAHKYWPAVNRVDNVYGDRNLFCACVPVDDYR
- a CDS encoding NfeD family protein, whose protein sequence is MWAFLQHLSFWDWLAFGTVLLILEVFGAGGYLLWIGMAAAAVGVLTFVLPGLSWEMQFLLFGLLSIATAVYWWRRQRSAVRESDQPNLNLRGQELIGRTFVVHEAIVDGRGKIKVADGVWMARGPDAALGSRVRVVSQQGAILLVEPAD
- a CDS encoding DUF2388 domain-containing protein, whose protein sequence is MRLKLAVATLALLSLPVGSAMADSFWRNVISSGATTGSTYLTFKDHKLIVAAQDDAGSFVASDGGIRGPYLEAAMQKVRADNPGLQATDMELANAILAKNAVASD